A portion of the Acanthopagrus latus isolate v.2019 chromosome 21, fAcaLat1.1, whole genome shotgun sequence genome contains these proteins:
- the si:ch211-13f8.1 gene encoding uncharacterized protein si:ch211-13f8.1 isoform X3 — MEEEKVVDNNQTQSSSPVPAGLPINWGLITGPVQPILPTPSLGTQLPPAQSSAVHALQTKVKSLTQRRTRGRDREKERFDAEVLVSSPAGISSEVFLRQRPRAKGQLSLLSSSWRSGAARILSSSDEEEEVEVQVRLEIHSPPADAKGEQVFQEVEETEGESSERNYGQPCGLGEGTSLESLLSDNSSSSKDDPSPPFPHPPPLPVLSSSSPATTSAATTSSNSSSTSTRHWAPPKGFWRVARPETLLLNGVGPNNIPSTVPLKDYTRTEALAGPQRKPKPAETGTRSDVGTAVDECDESSLFKYSDSVESFLERCEQKETDGKGMCSSDSWESVSSQSGVLSADERLKVKQRAYAKLRERQQNCREERDQSGEESGGYHEDTTDRVDSKVAGAHGVSDSSDSAILAQELEPYLRSLLVITDELPLSPRHEQAKLLLERARLKARSNHIKGDRPSRRSHSDQRSTSKKQQTESPHPTQVQKAVQTKEDLTAPTVSGPLLVPNQKDTSPGEQGGRSKRYGCSPTRVRFEDESEKEAESRYLDRMKQRGRSGMPKSKSKDSNTDSSSSGSERSKGHRSVSMPPPQKQEDVVVSGEPTTVIKEIIVLVKKCEACGSVVREPQPVSSTTDPQSTEPQHPGNPEDPRGKAVPHWVPPNKPEPSTRPKAPLTVTFAGAYVLGENKESSTGWKSSGFGKLRRRSRKGESRLESGHGPYGPSWAQRRNSNPRNRVNLSRAVSFAPGSPIDLEPRLLEASGGQPPAPALPIKSALKSSSRNRSAAGQSTVQFQMTSNQGGEGGSQVLLDTPEARRESPVALNQGTPATSNPVPCIRPSTLRYSPARIATDLPAAELWDATPDGTAGLSGDLGSGSECRPALRGLAMSRAEDLRAELLRAEHLKAEAIWEENSDGSRKLDGRPKLFLRRFFSSIGLNSVGRLVKGGRSSSMEQLSIPTAPRVSSASPSPTRRPQPTIRIQRTPSLQTLNTFGFEVPLAAYLPQWTHRGFEVLPASLPDTGSTNNAFQVLPLAQLRKASSVQSLERRTERSTILGEVQIPYGLAPSPESPQLELHRALSVEEVLPSRIVRPVGRVTQAFSDGTLLLELTRPPNGPFGFVISRGKGRPDTGVYVEKVGDGSGEGPYTGLLGIGDEILQVNGEAVAGLGMDQVTRLMTRESTASLRIMPARRSQR, encoded by the exons atggaggaagagaaggtgGTTGATAATAACCAAACACAATCCAGTTCCCCTGTGCCCGCTGGCCTTCCCATCAACTGGGGACTCATCACCGGCCCTGTCCAGCCCATTCTCCCCACACCCTCTCTGGGCACCCAACTTCCTCCTGCTCAGAGCTCGGCGGTGCACGCGCTGCAGACAAAGGTGAAGTCgctcacacagaggaggacaagagggagagacagagagaaagaaaggttTGACGCGGAGGTTTTAGTGAGCAGTCCGGCTGGGATTTCCTCCGAGGTCTTCCTCAGACAGCGGCCCAGAGCGAAGGGTcagctgtctctgctgtcatcatcCTGGCGATCAGGTGCAGCGAGGATCTTGAGcagcagtgatgaagaggaggaggtggaggtgcaaGTTAGGTTGGAGATCCACAGTCCTCCAGCTGACGCTAAAGGAGAGCAGGTGTTCCAGGAGGTAGAGGAAACTGAGGGGGAGAGTTCAGAACGAAATTATGGTCAGCCTTGTGGGCTCGGGGAGGGTACTAGTTTGGAGAGTCTTCTGTCCGATAACTCGAGCAGCAGTAAGGATGACCCATCCCCTCcttttcctcatcctcctcctctacctgtGCTCTCCTCCTCGTCACCTGCTACCACCTCTGCTGCTACAACATCCTCCAATTCCTCCTCCACGTCAACTAGACACTGGGCACCACCCAAGGGCTTCTGGAGGGTGGCACGCCCTGAGACATTGCTCCTTAATGGTGTCGGCCCCAACAACATCCCCTCCACTGTACCTTTGAAGGACTACACTAGAACAGAAGCACTGGCGGGGCCTCAGAGGAAGCCTAAACCAGCCGAAACTGGCACCAGGAGCGACGTGGGTACTGCAGTGGATGAGTGCGATGAATCATCTTTATTCAAATACTCCGACAGCGTGGAGTCCTTCTTGGAAAGGTGCGAGCAGAAGGAGACAGACGGCAAGGGGATGTGCAGTTCAGACAGTTGGGAGAGCGTGTCTTCACAAAGCGGGGTGCTGTCTGCTGACGAGCGACTGAAGGTGAAGCAGAGGGCTTACGCCAAGTTAAGGGAAAGACAACAGaactgcagggaggagagagaccaGAGCGGAGAGGAAAGTGGTGGCTACCATGAAGACACAACAGACAGAGTGGACTCTAAAG TCGCAGGTGCTCATGGGGTGTCGGACAGCTCAGACTCAGCCATTCTCGCCCAGGAACTTGAACCCTATCTGAG GTCACTTCTTGTAATAACTGACGAGCTTCCGCTGAGCCCAAGACACGAACAAGCCAAGCTTCTCCTGGAGCGAGCGCGACTCAAGGCTCGTTCCAATCACATTAAAGGCGATCGCCCCAGCAGACGCTCCCACTCTGATCAGAGATCAACCTC AAAGAAGCAGCAAACTGAGTCTCCCCATCCAACACAAGTACAGAAAGCTGTTCAAACCAAAGAAGATCTTACAGCTCCAACTGTATCTGGTCCACTCCTTGTCCCCAATCAAAAAGACACTTCCCCCGGAGAACAAGGTGGTCGATCCAAACGCTATGGTTGTTCGCCCACACGGGTACGCTTTGAGGATGAGTCAGAGAAAGAAGCAGAGTCCCGGTACTTGGATAGAATGAAACAGCGAGGCAGGTCTGGGATGCCCAAGTCAAAGAGTAAAGACAGTAATACAGATTCTAGCAGCAGTGGTTCAGAGAGGAGTAAAGGCCATCGAAGTGTCTCCATGCCACCACCACAGAAGCAAGAAGATGTGGTTGTCAGTGGTGAACCCACAACGGTCATTAAAGAGATAATAGTGCTGGTGAAGAAATGTGAGGCATGTGGCTCTGTGGTCAGGGAACCTCAGCCTGTCTCATCGACCACAGACCCACAGAGCACCGAGCCACAGCATCCAGGCAACCCTGAGGATCCACGAGGAAAAGCTGTTCCTCACTGGGTGCCTCCAAACAAGCCAGAGCCAAGTACTCGCCCCAAAGCTCCTCTGACTGTCACTTTTGCTGGAGCTTACGTGCTGGGGGAAAATAAAGAGAGCAGCACAGGGTGGAAGTCATCAGGGTTTGGGAAACtcaggagaaggagcaggaaaGGAGAGAGTCGGCTGGAGTCTGGCCACGGTCCTTACGGTCCATCCTGGGCTCAGAGGCGAAACTCTAATCCCAGGAACAGGGTCAATTTGAGCAGAGCTGTTTCCTTCGCCCCAGGCAGCCCCATCGATCTGGAGCCACGTTTACTCGAGGCCTCGGGTGGACAACCACCTGCCCCAGCTCTGCCTATAAAGTCAGCCCTAAAGTCAAGTTCAAGAAACCGCTCTGCTGCAGGTCAATCCACAGTTCAGTTTCAGATGACTTCAAAtcagggaggtgagggaggatcCCAGGTCCTTTTGGACACTCCAGAAGCAAGAAGGGAGTCTCCGGTGGCTTTGAACCAAGGGACCCCTGCAACAAGTAACCCAGTGCCCTGTATCAGGCCCTCCACTCTGAGGTACTCCCCAGCCCGAATAGCAACTGACCTGCCAGCTGCTGAGCTCTGGGATGCCACTCCAGATGGAACAG CAGGTCTGAGTGGAGACCTCGGTTCTGGTTCTGAGTGTCGTCCTGCTCTGCGAGGCCTGGCTATGTCCCGGGCAGAGGACCTCAGAGCGGAGCTGCTGAGAGCAGAACATTTGAAAGCCGAGGCCATATGGGAGGAAAACTCTGACGGGTCCAG AAAGCTGGATGGACGGCCGAAGCTCTTCCTACGTCGCTTCTTTTCCTCCATCGGTCTGAACAGCGTTGGTAGACTGGTGAAAGGAGGCCGCTCCAGCAGCATGGAGCAGCTCAGTATACCCACCGCCCCCCGGGTCAGCTCTGCTTCTCCGAGCCCTACACGCAGACCACAACCTACCATCCGCATTCAGAGGACGCCCTCACTGCAAACCCTGAACacg TTCGGCTTTGAAGTGCCTCTCGCTGCTTATTTGCCACAGTGGACCCACCGCGGCTTTGAAGTATTACCAGCCTCTCTGCCCGACACTGGGAGCACAAATAATGCATTCCAG GTGCTGCCACTGGCCCAACTGCGAAAAGCTTCCTCTGTGCAGAGTTTAGAGAGAAGAACTGAGCGTTCAACGATACTGGGAGAGGTGCAGATACCATATGGTCTGGCACCCAG CCCTGAAAGCCCTCAGCTCGAGCTACACAGAGCTCTGAGTGTTGAAGAAGTACTTCCCTCCAGAATCGTACGTCCGGTGGGCCGGGTTACCCAGGCTTTCTCTGACGGGACCCTCCTCCTGGAGCTCACCAGACCCCCAAATGGTCCCTTTGGTTTCGTCATCTCAAGGGGCAAAGGTCGACCAGACACGG GTGTGTATGTAGAGAAAGTGGGCGATGGCAGTGGAGAAGGCCCCTACACAGGTCTCCTTGGCATCGGCGATGAGATTCTACAGGTGAATGGAGAGGCGGTGGCCGGCCTCGGGATGGACCAGGTGACGCGGCTCATGACCCGGGAAAGCACCGCCTCCCTTCGGATCATGCCGGCACGACGCAGCCAGCGCTGA